The Saxibacter everestensis genome has a window encoding:
- a CDS encoding ABC transporter substrate-binding protein, whose amino-acid sequence MLSLNLPRRGRSVRLALLGAGSAVLLAACGGGGPAEIDLGEGPAKAGTVKAGALDGVNLTFVSYGGIYQDGQMAAAGTPFAEESGAKILQDGPTEYAKIKAQVDSNNVTWDVVDTDSNWAAGQCGKLLQKLDYSIIDKSKVTEGLASDCYVPAMQYASVVVANTEKFGDSVKTWKDFFDTEKYPGKRGVQSGDIGGGILEGALIADGVAPDELYPLDVDRALKKLETIRDSIVYWTTGAQAQQMLESGEIDMGVVWSGRAYGAVENGAPYAPAWETGVVVMDVLTVPTNAKNPKASMAFINYYLGQKQQEKLTEETSYSPIHVDAKPQVNAEGQKFLLTNPEVADKVLTSDFTWWGENYAETLEKFTAWVSG is encoded by the coding sequence ATGTTGAGTCTCAATCTGCCACGGCGGGGACGCTCTGTCCGGTTGGCGCTGTTGGGCGCCGGGTCAGCAGTGCTGCTGGCCGCCTGCGGAGGCGGCGGTCCCGCCGAAATCGACCTTGGCGAAGGGCCCGCGAAAGCCGGCACGGTCAAGGCCGGAGCCCTGGACGGCGTCAATCTCACCTTTGTGTCCTATGGAGGCATCTATCAGGACGGGCAGATGGCGGCAGCTGGCACGCCGTTCGCCGAGGAGTCCGGTGCGAAAATTTTGCAGGACGGGCCTACTGAGTACGCCAAGATCAAGGCGCAGGTCGATTCCAATAACGTCACCTGGGACGTTGTGGACACCGACTCCAACTGGGCAGCCGGCCAATGCGGGAAGCTGCTCCAGAAGCTTGACTACTCGATCATCGACAAGTCAAAGGTGACCGAGGGGCTGGCAAGTGACTGCTACGTGCCGGCGATGCAGTATGCGAGTGTCGTGGTCGCCAACACTGAGAAGTTCGGTGACTCGGTCAAAACCTGGAAAGACTTCTTCGACACCGAGAAGTACCCCGGCAAGCGGGGCGTTCAGAGCGGAGACATCGGCGGCGGCATCCTGGAAGGCGCCCTGATTGCCGACGGTGTGGCGCCGGACGAGCTCTACCCACTCGATGTTGACCGGGCGCTGAAGAAACTCGAAACGATCAGGGACAGCATCGTCTACTGGACGACCGGAGCCCAGGCCCAGCAGATGCTGGAGTCGGGTGAGATCGATATGGGCGTGGTCTGGTCCGGTCGCGCGTACGGTGCGGTAGAAAACGGTGCTCCATACGCGCCGGCCTGGGAAACCGGTGTCGTGGTGATGGATGTGCTCACAGTGCCGACGAATGCGAAGAACCCTAAGGCGTCGATGGCATTCATCAACTACTACCTCGGCCAGAAACAACAGGAGAAGCTCACTGAGGAAACCTCGTATTCCCCGATCCACGTCGATGCGAAGCCCCAGGTCAACGCGGAAGGCCAGAAGTTCCTGCTGACCAATCCCGAGGTCGCAGACAAGGTCCTGACCTCGGACTTCACCTGGTGGGGCGAGAACTACGCTGAGACGCTCGAGAAGTTCACCGCCTGGGTATCCGGATGA
- a CDS encoding ABC transporter permease: protein MKHKTATQATLWTYSVLVAIWLIAPTLIVIPLSFTDKASLVFPPTGWSTRWYEKFFTDPTWMTALGNSFTVAVIVVIISTLIGTAAALGLHRWTRRNAAAVVQAGLLAPVVVPAIILAIGIYSIFLKFQLLGTVLGFVLAHSVLAMPFVVISVTAALANFDERLETAAASLGAGKWPTFFKVTLPLIIPGVVSGALFAFVTSFDEVVLSIFIKSPYLETLPVKMYGSVTRDTDPTIAAAATMIMLITTVIIVIGLLSMNRKKRVR from the coding sequence GTGAAGCACAAAACAGCTACCCAGGCAACGCTGTGGACCTACTCGGTTCTGGTCGCCATCTGGCTGATCGCGCCAACCCTGATCGTCATTCCGTTGAGCTTCACCGACAAAGCGTCCCTGGTCTTCCCGCCGACCGGCTGGTCAACCAGGTGGTACGAAAAGTTCTTCACCGACCCCACCTGGATGACCGCCCTGGGCAATTCATTCACCGTCGCAGTCATCGTCGTCATCATCTCGACACTGATCGGAACCGCGGCGGCCCTCGGCCTGCACCGCTGGACCCGGCGGAACGCAGCCGCCGTGGTCCAGGCCGGATTGCTGGCACCCGTCGTCGTCCCGGCGATCATTCTTGCGATCGGCATCTATTCCATCTTCCTGAAGTTCCAGCTGCTCGGCACCGTCCTGGGTTTCGTCCTGGCGCATAGCGTCCTGGCAATGCCGTTCGTGGTGATTTCCGTGACGGCGGCCCTGGCCAACTTCGACGAACGGCTTGAGACGGCGGCGGCGAGCCTTGGCGCCGGCAAGTGGCCGACGTTCTTCAAAGTGACTCTGCCGCTGATCATCCCTGGTGTGGTGTCCGGTGCGCTATTCGCCTTCGTTACCTCGTTCGACGAAGTGGTGCTGTCGATCTTCATCAAGAGCCCGTACCTCGAAACTCTGCCGGTGAAGATGTACGGCAGCGTCACCCGGGACACCGATCCGACCATTGCCGCCGCCGCGACGATGATCATGCTGATCACAACCGTGATCATCGTCATTGGCCTGCTATCCATGAACAGGAAAAAACGTGTCCGTTAA
- a CDS encoding amidohydrolase, with protein sequence MSQNSVAERTAAMLSEEHIANLVELYKDLHAHPELSMQEVRTAGIVAERLAKAGYEVTEAIGQTGVVGVLRNGEGATILLRGDMDGLPVREQTDLPYASTFQGTTPEGETTYAMHACGHDVHTTALLGTAEALAAHRDNWSGTVVICAQPAEETGEGAVAMLNDGLMTRFPRPDICLGQHTGPAREGTILHRSGIMMSAAANVTIKLFGKGGHASQPESCVDPVVAGAYLVTRLQTIISREVPPSDAALLSITMFHAGSKANIIPNDATITMNLRVRSDQRKQQILAGIERIAKAESEAAGLVAPPEITVFSNFPVTVNDGAVVDRVRTTHEELFGDAVVEGPVLMGSEDFSEFGIPGENRYDGDPIPYAYWFFGITDPELFDAADGDDFFAKMANVPVNHTDRYAPSTPEPTVRLATKLLTSAALTYL encoded by the coding sequence ATGTCGCAGAACTCAGTCGCCGAACGCACTGCCGCCATGCTCAGCGAAGAGCACATCGCCAATCTCGTCGAGTTGTACAAGGACCTGCACGCGCATCCCGAACTATCCATGCAAGAGGTCCGGACGGCGGGCATCGTCGCCGAACGGCTGGCAAAGGCCGGGTACGAGGTGACTGAGGCAATCGGGCAGACCGGCGTGGTCGGTGTGCTCAGGAATGGCGAGGGTGCCACCATCCTGTTGCGTGGAGATATGGATGGCCTACCGGTGCGGGAACAGACCGATCTGCCCTATGCCAGCACCTTCCAGGGCACCACCCCCGAGGGTGAGACGACGTACGCGATGCACGCCTGCGGGCACGATGTGCACACCACGGCGCTACTCGGCACGGCCGAGGCGCTGGCCGCCCACCGGGACAACTGGTCGGGCACCGTGGTGATTTGCGCCCAGCCCGCCGAGGAGACCGGCGAGGGCGCCGTCGCCATGCTTAACGACGGTCTGATGACGAGATTCCCCCGGCCGGATATCTGCCTCGGCCAGCACACCGGACCTGCCCGTGAAGGGACGATCCTGCACCGCAGCGGGATCATGATGTCCGCTGCAGCGAACGTCACCATCAAGCTGTTCGGCAAGGGCGGGCACGCCTCGCAGCCGGAATCCTGCGTCGACCCCGTGGTTGCGGGCGCCTACCTGGTCACTCGGTTGCAGACGATCATTTCGCGTGAGGTGCCGCCATCGGATGCCGCGTTGCTATCCATCACGATGTTCCATGCCGGCTCGAAGGCAAACATCATCCCGAACGACGCCACCATCACGATGAACCTGCGAGTGCGTTCCGATCAGCGTAAACAGCAGATTCTGGCCGGCATCGAGCGCATCGCAAAAGCGGAAAGCGAGGCGGCCGGCCTGGTCGCCCCGCCGGAAATCACCGTGTTCTCCAACTTCCCGGTGACCGTGAACGATGGCGCCGTCGTTGACCGGGTCCGGACAACGCATGAAGAACTTTTCGGCGACGCGGTGGTCGAAGGACCTGTTCTGATGGGCAGCGAGGACTTCTCCGAATTCGGCATCCCCGGCGAGAACCGCTACGACGGCGATCCGATCCCATACGCCTACTGGTTCTTCGGCATCACCGACCCGGAGCTGTTCGACGCTGCGGACGGCGACGACTTCTTCGCCAAGATGGCCAACGTTCCGGTCAATCACACCGACCGGTATGCGCCGTCGACGCCGGAGCCCACGGTCCGGCTGGCGACGAAACTACTCACCTCCGCCGCGCTGACCTACTTGTAG
- a CDS encoding amidase — protein sequence MTIDVFSSARDMLDAVRSRDISAVELLELHRRQIEYVNPKVNALVSIDFERAHEQATAADAATERGAAVGRLHGLPFGFKDTHAVGGWLTTSGSPIFADLVPTRSDLHVQRVQDAGAITVAKTNVPEFAAGSHTFNPVFGLTRNPYDPDRSAGGSSGGSAVALATGMLPLADGSDMGGSLRNPASFNNVVGFRPSPGRVPVWPNPTPWDTLAVAGPMARTVDDLCLLLSVLAGPTSKTELARELPGDTFSPLLPRTLAGARVAFDIDLGGSFAVDNDVRAVIEAQRSVFSDAGAVVEEAHPRLDGADEVFRVLRAWLFQLRLGDLLARHPGRMKDSLVQNIQAGVGLTGEQLGRALTSKARIYQVMDQFFEKFDLLALPVSQVPPFDAELEFPTEINGQQMESYLDWMRSAYFITVTGCPAISLPAGFTAQGWPVGIQLVAAPGQDLKLLQLARSFEQANPAGQRRPLLAV from the coding sequence ATGACTATTGACGTATTCAGTTCCGCGCGGGACATGCTGGACGCAGTGCGATCGCGCGACATCTCCGCCGTCGAGCTGCTTGAGCTGCACCGGCGGCAGATTGAATACGTCAATCCTAAGGTCAATGCGCTAGTGAGCATTGATTTCGAGCGAGCGCACGAGCAGGCGACGGCGGCCGATGCGGCTACCGAGCGTGGCGCGGCCGTCGGCAGACTGCACGGCTTGCCCTTTGGCTTCAAGGACACTCATGCCGTCGGGGGATGGCTCACCACATCGGGTTCGCCGATCTTTGCCGACCTGGTGCCCACCCGCAGCGACCTGCACGTTCAGCGGGTGCAGGATGCCGGTGCCATCACGGTCGCGAAAACGAACGTTCCGGAGTTCGCCGCCGGCTCGCACACTTTCAATCCGGTTTTCGGGCTGACCCGCAATCCCTATGACCCCGACAGGTCAGCCGGCGGCTCGAGCGGTGGTTCTGCCGTCGCGCTCGCCACCGGAATGCTGCCGCTGGCTGACGGAAGTGACATGGGCGGTTCGCTGCGCAATCCCGCGTCGTTCAACAACGTCGTCGGCTTCCGGCCCTCGCCGGGCCGGGTTCCCGTCTGGCCGAACCCGACCCCGTGGGACACACTGGCGGTTGCCGGCCCGATGGCGCGCACCGTGGATGATCTGTGCCTGTTACTTTCGGTTCTGGCCGGGCCGACATCGAAGACCGAGCTGGCTCGCGAGCTTCCGGGTGACACCTTTTCCCCGCTGCTGCCCCGGACACTGGCCGGCGCGCGCGTTGCCTTCGACATCGATCTTGGTGGTTCTTTTGCCGTCGACAACGATGTGCGCGCGGTAATTGAGGCACAGCGGTCCGTCTTCTCCGACGCCGGCGCCGTCGTCGAGGAAGCACATCCCCGGCTGGACGGCGCCGACGAGGTGTTCCGCGTCCTGCGTGCCTGGCTGTTCCAGCTGCGGCTCGGCGACCTGCTGGCGCGCCACCCGGGAAGAATGAAGGACTCGCTGGTGCAGAACATTCAGGCCGGCGTCGGTCTGACCGGGGAGCAGCTGGGCCGGGCGCTGACCAGCAAGGCCCGGATCTACCAGGTGATGGACCAGTTCTTCGAGAAGTTCGACCTGCTCGCCCTGCCGGTGTCACAGGTTCCGCCGTTCGACGCCGAGCTGGAGTTCCCGACCGAGATCAATGGACAGCAGATGGAAAGCTATCTGGACTGGATGCGCTCGGCGTACTTCATCACGGTGACCGGATGTCCCGCCATCTCGCTGCCCGCCGGTTTCACCGCGCAGGGTTGGCCGGTCGGCATCCAACTCGTCGCCGCTCCCGGGCAGGATCTGAAGCTGCTGCAACTAGCCCGCAGCTTCGAGCAAGCCAACCCGGCCGGGCAGCGACGTCCCCTGCTGGCTGTCTGA
- a CDS encoding ABC transporter permease translates to MSQAPPVGAPEAQAPPAKVRPGSKPGRTGTNPLLLLLPALALILGIFAYPLAESMWRSVSDPQLGTQNYEWFFGSSGNLAILGRTLWIALLSMLICLALAYPYAYLMVIAGPKARAALIVIVLIPFWTSLMIRSFAWIVLLQDSGLVNSFLGIIGLGPYNLIRNTTGVLIGMVQVLLPFMVLPLYSVMSGVDMRLVQAAQSLGARPAVAFLRVFVPLSMPGVVSGCLLVFIQALGFYITPALLGSPSEMLISQYIYMQVNQQLQWGRGGTLGVVLLVATLILLGVLGLMMRRSRRLLGDRGKLL, encoded by the coding sequence ATGAGTCAGGCCCCACCGGTGGGGGCTCCTGAAGCTCAGGCGCCGCCGGCCAAGGTGCGGCCGGGCAGCAAGCCCGGCCGCACCGGCACCAACCCACTGCTTCTGCTCCTGCCGGCGCTCGCCCTGATCCTCGGGATTTTCGCCTATCCCTTGGCCGAGTCGATGTGGCGCAGTGTTTCAGATCCGCAGCTTGGAACCCAGAACTATGAATGGTTCTTCGGCTCGAGTGGAAACCTGGCCATTCTCGGACGAACGCTGTGGATCGCGCTGCTCTCAATGCTGATCTGTCTCGCCCTGGCGTACCCGTATGCCTACCTGATGGTCATCGCAGGACCCAAGGCTCGGGCGGCGCTTATCGTGATCGTGTTGATTCCGTTCTGGACCTCGCTGATGATTCGCAGCTTCGCCTGGATCGTGCTGCTGCAGGACAGCGGCTTGGTCAATTCGTTCCTCGGGATTATCGGCCTCGGGCCCTACAACCTGATCCGAAACACAACCGGGGTATTGATCGGGATGGTCCAGGTTCTGCTGCCGTTCATGGTTCTGCCGCTGTATTCCGTGATGAGCGGGGTCGATATGCGCCTGGTTCAGGCCGCGCAAAGTCTCGGGGCGCGGCCCGCGGTTGCCTTCTTGCGGGTGTTCGTTCCGCTATCGATGCCGGGTGTGGTTTCCGGGTGCCTCCTGGTCTTTATCCAGGCGCTCGGCTTCTACATCACCCCAGCGCTACTGGGCTCCCCCTCGGAAATGCTGATTTCGCAGTACATCTATATGCAGGTGAACCAGCAGCTGCAGTGGGGCAGAGGAGGCACGCTTGGCGTCGTACTGCTGGTTGCAACCCTGATCCTGCTCGGCGTACTCGGCCTGATGATGCGCCGCAGCCGAAGGCTGCTGGGAGACCGGGGGAAACTGTTGTGA
- a CDS encoding magnesium and cobalt transport protein CorA, whose protein sequence is MSEPEFPNRRVSKGSSIVDNAIYVDGKRVSSPVSLAETYRELNDRPGALAWIGLFRPTHAELNSLAAEFDLHQLAIEDAVAAHQRPKIERYGDTLFLVLRAATYLDDAETVEFGELHIFVGRNFVITVRHSTSPDLSTVRHRMEDQDPKLLALGTEAVLYAILDAVVDGYMPVIAGLENDVDEIETQVFDGDPAVSRRIYELSREAIQFQRATNPLSATLDNLSSGFRKYQVDQELQRYLRDVDDHVTHVNERIDSLRHLLADVLTVNATLVGQRQNEVSLDQNEQMKKISAWAAILFAPSLVGSIYGMNFTHMPELDFPWGYPAALGLMITGSALLYAGFKKRRWL, encoded by the coding sequence ATGAGTGAGCCTGAGTTCCCGAACCGGCGCGTGTCCAAGGGAAGCAGCATCGTCGACAACGCGATTTACGTCGACGGGAAACGGGTGAGCTCGCCGGTTTCCCTCGCCGAAACGTATCGCGAACTCAACGACCGCCCAGGGGCACTCGCCTGGATCGGTCTCTTTCGTCCGACGCACGCAGAGCTGAACTCGCTCGCGGCGGAGTTCGACCTGCATCAGCTCGCCATCGAAGACGCGGTCGCCGCCCATCAGCGGCCGAAGATCGAGCGCTACGGCGACACCCTGTTCCTGGTACTTCGCGCCGCTACCTATCTGGACGATGCCGAAACCGTCGAGTTCGGCGAGCTGCACATCTTCGTCGGCCGAAACTTCGTCATCACTGTCAGGCACAGTACGTCGCCGGACCTTTCCACCGTGCGCCACCGGATGGAAGACCAGGATCCCAAGCTGCTGGCGTTGGGCACCGAGGCCGTGCTGTATGCCATCCTCGATGCCGTGGTCGACGGCTATATGCCAGTCATCGCCGGGCTGGAGAACGACGTCGATGAAATCGAAACTCAGGTTTTCGACGGGGACCCTGCGGTGTCCCGGCGGATCTATGAGCTTTCCCGTGAGGCGATCCAGTTTCAACGCGCCACCAATCCGTTGAGTGCGACGCTCGACAACCTGTCCTCCGGCTTCCGGAAATACCAGGTCGATCAGGAACTGCAGCGATACCTGCGCGACGTCGACGACCATGTGACTCATGTCAATGAGCGGATCGACAGTCTGCGCCATCTGCTGGCCGACGTGCTCACAGTGAACGCGACCCTGGTCGGGCAACGACAGAACGAGGTGAGCCTGGACCAGAACGAGCAGATGAAGAAGATATCGGCCTGGGCAGCGATCCTGTTCGCGCCATCGCTGGTCGGCTCGATCTACGGAATGAATTTCACCCACATGCCCGAGCTGGACTTTCCGTGGGGCTACCCGGCGGCCCTCGGATTGATGATCACCGGTAGCGCGCTGTTGTACGCCGGTTTCAAAAAACGCCGCTGGTTGTAA
- a CDS encoding ABC transporter ATP-binding protein produces MSVNLAGAGTRIDIQNVTKRYPTSIAVDDITLRIEPGEFITLLGPSGSGKTTTLNLIAGFTDLSAGSVEIDGVRVDDVPAHKRGLGVVFQHYALFPHMSVAQNLAFPLQQRKIPKSTQADLVRAALETVGLKGYDDRFPRELSGGQQQRVAFARAMVFSPRALLMDEPLGALDKNLRERLQLEIKRIHQEVGRTFVFVTHDQEEALILSDRIAIFNEGRIEQVGASAELYETPTSLFVAEFMGESTVLRADVNANGHGWSMDFAGTTIGGTRPSQIQGPGAFVLRPEQLRVAANQQEVPFGADSVPVTVVQNIYLGSGHKYELRLADGSTGIVRSPREMSVDVRPGDDAFVYWAGGDGVLLEDTRTPAMA; encoded by the coding sequence GTGTCCGTTAACCTTGCCGGAGCCGGTACCCGGATCGACATCCAGAACGTCACCAAGCGGTATCCCACGTCCATCGCCGTCGACGATATAACGCTGCGCATCGAACCGGGTGAGTTCATCACCTTGTTAGGCCCGTCCGGCAGCGGAAAGACCACGACGCTTAACCTGATCGCCGGGTTCACCGACCTTTCCGCAGGCAGCGTCGAAATCGACGGCGTGCGAGTTGATGACGTTCCGGCGCACAAGCGCGGACTCGGCGTGGTGTTTCAGCACTATGCGCTGTTCCCGCACATGTCGGTGGCGCAGAACCTCGCCTTTCCGCTGCAACAACGGAAGATCCCGAAGAGCACTCAGGCCGACCTGGTCAGGGCCGCGCTGGAGACGGTCGGGCTCAAGGGCTATGACGACAGATTCCCGCGGGAGCTTTCCGGTGGGCAGCAGCAGCGGGTCGCCTTTGCCCGCGCGATGGTGTTCAGTCCGCGGGCGCTCCTGATGGATGAACCGTTGGGCGCGCTGGACAAGAACCTGCGTGAACGACTTCAGCTGGAGATCAAACGGATCCATCAGGAGGTGGGCCGGACATTTGTTTTCGTCACGCACGACCAGGAAGAGGCCCTGATCCTTTCCGACCGGATCGCGATCTTCAACGAAGGCAGAATCGAGCAGGTCGGTGCCAGCGCCGAACTGTACGAAACGCCGACATCGTTGTTCGTCGCCGAGTTCATGGGCGAGTCCACGGTGCTCCGTGCCGACGTGAACGCGAACGGCCACGGCTGGTCGATGGACTTTGCCGGCACGACGATCGGCGGTACCCGCCCATCCCAGATACAGGGTCCCGGTGCGTTCGTGTTGCGGCCGGAGCAGCTCCGGGTGGCTGCCAATCAGCAGGAGGTGCCCTTCGGAGCGGACTCCGTGCCGGTGACCGTGGTGCAGAACATTTACCTCGGCTCAGGGCACAAGTACGAATTGCGATTGGCAGACGGCAGTACCGGAATCGTCCGCAGCCCGCGCGAAATGAGTGTCGACGTCAGACCAGGCGATGACGCTTTCGTGTACTGGGCGGGCGGCGACGGTGTCCTGCTGGAAGATACTCGAACACCGGCAATGGCATGA
- a CDS encoding helix-turn-helix domain-containing protein, translated as MSVDLLDDTLGQRVRAARLLRDMPLRKLAASAGVSSSFLSQLENDLSSASISSLKKIAESLGVTTAELIDGSTSHSRGVLRSIDRPHYQAGDGVNKYLLTPPPLRNLEVYFGTIDADGSTGDEPYTHGNSQELFVCLKGSVLLHLGHEQHTLLTGDSIEFLSSSPHKVVNVGSDVAEVLWVCSPPTD; from the coding sequence ATGAGCGTGGATCTGTTGGATGACACGCTGGGTCAGCGGGTTCGAGCTGCACGACTGCTTCGAGACATGCCGCTCAGGAAGCTCGCCGCCAGCGCCGGCGTCAGTTCGAGCTTTCTCAGTCAGCTCGAGAACGATCTGTCCAGCGCGAGCATCTCCTCACTGAAGAAGATCGCTGAGTCGCTGGGAGTGACGACGGCGGAACTGATCGATGGCAGCACAAGCCACAGCAGGGGAGTGCTGCGCAGCATTGACCGGCCGCACTACCAGGCAGGCGATGGGGTTAACAAGTACCTGCTGACCCCACCGCCGTTGCGAAACCTCGAAGTGTATTTCGGCACCATCGATGCCGACGGTTCCACCGGTGACGAGCCGTATACCCACGGTAATTCCCAGGAGTTGTTCGTCTGCCTCAAAGGATCGGTATTGCTGCACCTCGGCCACGAACAGCACACGCTGTTGACCGGCGACAGCATCGAGTTCCTCAGCTCAAGTCCACACAAGGTCGTCAACGTCGGCAGTGACGTCGCCGAAGTGCTCTGGGTGTGCAGCCCACCAACCGACTAG
- a CDS encoding NAD(P)/FAD-dependent oxidoreductase, protein MTTNGNVSFWYAASGIPTERPALDGDRTADVVVVGAGYTGLWTAYYLKQARPDLDIVVLESRFAGFGASGRNGGWLTNSVTGGREQYLRSHDRAVVGRFQTLLNETVDEVAGVAAAERIDADIVKGGELTVARNPAQLARLRQLADAEAAWPEAAATLLSADEANARIDVAGCLGAIHHPHSARLHPAKLVRGLAEAVERLGVTIYESTTVTEIAPRLARTDRGNVSAQFILRATEGFTANLKGEHRTWLPMNSSMIATEPLPDDVWDQIGWKHMDTLGDMAHAYMYAQRTEDNRIALGGRGVPYRFGSKTDTDGTTQPGTITMLTEILHSMFPATRGAAIDHAWAGVLGVPRDWKATVGLDRKTGIGWAGGYVGTGVTATNLAGRTLRDLVLGDKSELVTMPWVNRKVRRWEVEPIRWLGVQTMYTAYYAADRAENNNRATTSPIAKVADKVSGRG, encoded by the coding sequence GTGACAACCAATGGAAATGTCTCCTTCTGGTATGCCGCCTCAGGTATCCCTACCGAACGGCCAGCACTGGACGGCGATCGAACGGCCGATGTCGTCGTTGTCGGGGCCGGCTATACCGGTCTCTGGACCGCGTACTACCTCAAGCAGGCAAGGCCGGACCTGGACATCGTCGTCCTGGAGAGCCGGTTTGCCGGATTTGGCGCATCGGGCCGGAACGGCGGATGGCTGACGAACAGCGTGACCGGCGGCCGCGAACAGTATCTCCGCTCGCACGACCGCGCCGTCGTCGGCCGGTTCCAGACCCTATTGAATGAAACCGTCGACGAGGTTGCCGGGGTTGCGGCGGCGGAACGTATCGATGCGGACATCGTCAAGGGCGGTGAGCTCACCGTCGCCCGCAACCCGGCTCAACTCGCCCGGCTCAGGCAGCTTGCGGATGCCGAGGCCGCATGGCCCGAAGCCGCGGCGACGTTGCTATCGGCCGACGAGGCAAACGCCCGGATCGATGTCGCAGGCTGCCTTGGCGCCATCCACCACCCGCATAGCGCCCGGTTGCACCCGGCGAAGCTGGTGCGGGGCCTGGCCGAGGCCGTCGAGCGGCTCGGTGTCACGATCTATGAGAGCACCACGGTCACCGAAATCGCACCGCGGCTGGCCAGGACGGATCGAGGAAACGTGTCGGCGCAGTTCATCCTGCGCGCCACGGAAGGCTTCACGGCAAATCTCAAGGGCGAACACCGGACCTGGTTGCCGATGAACTCGTCGATGATCGCCACCGAGCCGCTGCCGGACGACGTCTGGGACCAGATCGGCTGGAAGCACATGGACACCCTGGGCGATATGGCGCACGCCTACATGTACGCGCAGCGCACCGAAGACAACCGGATCGCATTGGGAGGACGTGGTGTGCCGTACCGATTCGGCTCAAAGACAGACACCGACGGCACAACGCAGCCCGGAACGATTACGATGCTCACCGAGATTCTGCACAGCATGTTCCCGGCGACCCGGGGAGCAGCGATCGATCATGCCTGGGCCGGAGTGCTCGGAGTGCCCCGTGACTGGAAGGCCACCGTGGGACTCGACCGTAAAACCGGGATCGGCTGGGCCGGCGGCTATGTCGGCACCGGCGTGACGGCGACAAACCTCGCGGGCCGGACGCTTCGCGATCTGGTGCTGGGCGACAAGAGCGAGCTGGTGACGATGCCGTGGGTGAATCGCAAGGTTCGCCGCTGGGAGGTCGAGCCAATTCGATGGCTGGGCGTGCAGACCATGTACACCGCCTACTACGCGGCCGACCGGGCCGAGAACAATAACCGGGCGACAACATCCCCGATTGCGAAGGTGGCGGACAAGGTCTCGGGACGCGGCTAG